The Halorhodospira halophila genomic interval GACGATCCGGTCCGCGCGCATTGCGGCAGCTGCCGACGCTGCCTGCGCGCCTGCCCGACGAACGCCTTCACCGGCCCCTACCAGCTCGACGCGCGCCGCTGCATCTCTTATCTGACCATCGAGCATCCGGGCTCGATCCCCGAGCCCCTGCGCCCGGCCATGGGCAACCGCATCTTCGGCTGCGACGACTGTCAGCTGGTCTGCCCCTGGAATCGTTACGCCCACCCCACCGCCGAGGACGATTTCCAGCCCCGCCACGGTCTGGACGACGCGGATCTGGTGGCGCTGTTCAACTGGGACGAGGCCACCTTCCTCGAGCGCACGGCGGGCTCCGCCATCCGGCGGATCGGCCACGAGCGATGGCTGCGCAACCTGGCGGTGGCACTGGGCAACGCCGCACCCACGCCCGAGGTGGTCGAGGCGCTCGGACAGCGGCTCAACCACCCCTCGGCCCTGGTACGGGAACACGTGCGGTGGGCCCTAGCGCGGCACGGAGCCACGCCGCGGGGGACGGACTAGGCGACCTGCAGCGGGATGCTGCCGCGCCGCTGGGTAATGCGGTTGTCCGCATCGAGATAAGCCAGACGGGGCTGGAATTCGCCCAGCTCCGACTCCGGGACACCGGCGTAGGCGCAGATGATCACCCGATCACCCTCGCTGCACTTGTGGGCCGCCGCCCCGTTCATGGAGATCATCCGCGAGCCCCGCTCACCGATGATGGCGTAGGTCACAAAGCGCTCGCCGTTCTCGATGTTGTAGACGTGGATCTGCTCGTACTCGTGGATGCCGACTGCTTCCAACAGGTCCAGATCAATGGCGCAGGAGCCCTCGTACTCGAGCTCGGTCTGCGTGACGCGGGCCTGATGCAGCTTGCCCTTGAGCATGTTCAGTTGCATGGCTCAAACCTCTATGCCGCGAAATCACATGCCGATCCGATTGATGAAGAACCGGTCATGTGCACCTGCACAATCGGCAGCTCAGCGATTATGCACGCCCTCGGTTACCGGTTCAATCGCGCCTCGACGTTGTCGATCAGCCGCGCCGTACCCAGGCGCGCCGCCCCCAGGCACACCAGCCGCGGCTCATCCCCGCGCGGCTCGGCCAGATCATCGCAGCGGCGGACCGCTACGTACTCGGCGGCGTCGAACCCCGCCGCCTCCAGCCGCCGGCAGGCCTCGGCTTCGAGCTGCTGCCAGTCCCGCCGCCCGGCCTCCAGGGCCGCCGCCAACTCGCGGAGCGTGACGTAGAGCGCCGGCGCCCGCCGACGCTGCTCCGCATCCAAGTAGCCGTTGCGTGAACTCAGCGCCAGACCGTCGTCCTCGCGGACGACGGGCACCTCGACGATCTCCACCGGCAGATCCAGATCGGCCACCACCCGGCGCACCACTTGCAGCTGCTGGTAGTCCTTGCGCCCGAAGGCCGCCGCATCCGGCTCGACGATGTTGAGCAGCTTGATCACCACCACCGCCACCCCGGCGAAGTGGCCCGGCCGGGCCGCCCCGCACAGGGTCTGCGTCAATGCCGGCACGTCGACCCCGGTCCAGGGCGGCTCGACGCCGGGGTACATCTCCCGCGCGGTGGGCGCGAAGACGGCGTCCACGCCGCGCCCCTGCAAGGCGGCCAGATCGGCGTCCAGCGTGCGCGGGTAGGCGTCGTAGTCCTCCCCGGGGCCGAACTGCAGCGGATTGACGAAGATCGACACCACCAGCCGGTCCACGCACCCGGCCAGGCGGTCGACCAGCTCCAGGTGGCCGCGATGGAGGTTGCCCATGGTCGGCACCAGCCCGACGCGCTCGCCGCGCCCGCGCCAGGCGCGCGAGAGCTCGCGCATGGCGTTGCGTTCGGTAACCCGCCTCAAGCCTCGAACCCGTGCTCTGGCCCTGGAAAGGTGCCGTCGCGCACCGCCGCCGCGTAGGCGGCCAGCGCCGCCTGCACACTCCCCGTCTCGGCACCGAAGGCCCGGGCGAAGCGCGGCGGCTGCTCGGTGACGCCGAGCACGTCGTGGAGCACCAGGATCTGCCCATCGCAGCCGCCGCCGGCGCCGATACCCACCACGGGGATGCTCAGCTGCTCGCTGAGCTGCCGCGCCAGGGGGGTGGGCACGCACTCGAGGATGAGCAGATCGGCCCCGGCCGCCTCCAGCGCCCGGGCATCGGCCTCCATGCGCTCGGCGTCGGCCTGCTCGCGCCCCTGCACCCGGTAGCCGCCGAGCTTATGGACCTGCTGCGGCTTCAGCCCCAAGTGGCCGCAGACCGGGATCCCGTTCACGGCCAGGCGCTCGACCAGCGCTGCCTGCTCGGCACCGCCCTCGAGCTTGACCATTTGCGCCCCGCCCTCCTTCATCAGACGCCCAGCGTTGTGCAGCCCCTGCTCCACGTCGGTATGGCTCATGAAGGGCAGATCCGCCACCACCAGCGCCCGCTGGCAGGCCCGTGCCACGCAGCAGGTGTGGTAGACGATGTCGTCCACGGTTACCGGCAGGGTGGTCTCGTGACCCTGGACCACCATGCCGAGGGAGTCGCCGATGAGCAGCAGATCCACCCCGGCGCGCTCGCAGGCGGCCGCGAAGCCGTAGTCGTAGGCCGTCAGACAGACCAGGGGCTGGCCCTCGCGCTTCATCGCGCGCATGCGGGAGACCGTCACGGCCCCGCCGGAGGCGTGCTTGCGATCACCGCTGGACATGGGAGTCAACCTCGGCTTGAGAAAGGTGGGACAGAGTACAGCGCCACTGGCTCCCGATTGAAGTACCCATCGCCGTAACGCGTCCAGCCTTCAGGCCGGTTCCTGCAGCGACCGGTGCTCGAAGCCGGCCACGGCGCCAACCCGCTCCAGGGCATCGACGCCGAGCGCCGCGGCGGCGTCGGCCAGCGCCCCGGCGCCGGGCAAGCGAACCCCGGGGGCGATCTCAAGCAGCGGATGGACCACGAACGGCCGCCGGGCCAGCTCCGGATGCGGCACCTGCAGCCGCGGCTCCTCCACCTGCATCTGACCGTAGAGCAGCAGGTCCAGATCCAGGGTCCGCGGCCCCCAGCGCACCCCGTCGCGCCGCCGGTGCTGCGCGGCCTCAATGCCGAGCAGGGCGTCGAGCAAGGCCAGCGGGCCCAGCCGCGTCTCCAGCGCCGCCACGGCGTTGATGAAATCGGGCTGTGCCGGCACGCCCGGCGCCTGCAGCGCCGGGTTGCGGTAGAGGCTGGAGACGGCCTGGACCCGGCAGTCGGCGAGCAGATCCAGGCGCACCACCGCCCGCTCGACCTGCCGGCGCGGCTGCTCGAGGTTACTGCCCAGGCCGACGTAGGCCGTGATGGCCGTGCTCATTCCGCCGACTCCTCCGGGGTCGACGCCGCGGTGCCATTCCCGCCACCCTCGCCATTGCCCTTGCCACGGCCCCGGCCGCCGCGCCGGCGCCGCCCACCGCGGCTGCTCTTCTTCTTCTGCGAGGGCGGGCGCTCGGGCTGCTCCTGGAACTCGCGCCACCACTGCGCCAGCTCGGCGGGGGCGTCACCCGCCCCGGCGCGCAGCTCGAGGAAGTCGTAAGCGGCGCGGAAGCGCGGATGCCCGAGCAGCCGCTGTGCCCGCTTGCCACCGCGCCGCGCGAAACGCGGCTGCAGGGTCCAGATCTCGCGCATGGGGATGCTGAAACGCTTGGGCAGCGCGATGCGCGCCTGCTGCATGGCCTGCACCTCGGCGGCCGCCTGCTGCAGCGCCGGGATCGGCGCCTCGCCGGCCTCGACCAGATCGGCCTCGCGCCGACGGACCGCCGGCCAGAGCAGCGCCGCAAACAGGAAGGCCGGGGTCACCGGCTTGTCGGCGCCGATGCGCTCGTCGGTATTGCGCAGCGCCGCGGCGATGAACGGCACCCACTGCTCGTTGCCCTCATCCTCCAGCGCCTCGGCGGTCAGCGGCAGCAGCGAATCGAACAGCCCGTAGTGGCGCAGCATCTCGAAGGCATCCAGCGCGTCGCCGGACATGAACAGCTTCAGCGCCTCGTCGAAGAGCCGCGCCGGAGGCATGTCGGCCACGCTGCCGGCCATCTCGTGCATCGGCGCCGCCGTCTCCGGATGGATGCGGAAGCCGAGCTTCAGGGCGAAACGCACGGCACGCAGCATGCGCACCGGGTCCTCCTGGTAGCGCTCGCGCGGATCGCCGATCAACCGGATGACCCCGGCCTCCAGATCGTCCATGCCGCCGGCGTGATCGACCACGGAGAAGTCGTCGATGTTGTAGTAGAGGGCGTTGACGGTGAAATCGCGGCGCAGGGCATCCTCGGCCAATGTGCCGTAGACGTTGTCACGGACAATGCGGCCGTTCTCGATCACCCGCTCGCCGTCGGCACCATCGCCATCGCCGTCGCCATCGCCGTCCTCCGGCGGATGCAGGGCGCGGAAAGTGGCCACCTCGATGATCTCGGCGCCGAAGTGGACGTG includes:
- the panD gene encoding aspartate 1-decarboxylase; translation: MQLNMLKGKLHQARVTQTELEYEGSCAIDLDLLEAVGIHEYEQIHVYNIENGERFVTYAIIGERGSRMISMNGAAAHKCSEGDRVIICAYAGVPESELGEFQPRLAYLDADNRITQRRGSIPLQVA
- the panC gene encoding pantoate--beta-alanine ligase — translated: MRRVTERNAMRELSRAWRGRGERVGLVPTMGNLHRGHLELVDRLAGCVDRLVVSIFVNPLQFGPGEDYDAYPRTLDADLAALQGRGVDAVFAPTAREMYPGVEPPWTGVDVPALTQTLCGAARPGHFAGVAVVVIKLLNIVEPDAAAFGRKDYQQLQVVRRVVADLDLPVEIVEVPVVREDDGLALSSRNGYLDAEQRRRAPALYVTLRELAAALEAGRRDWQQLEAEACRRLEAAGFDAAEYVAVRRCDDLAEPRGDEPRLVCLGAARLGTARLIDNVEARLNR
- the panB gene encoding 3-methyl-2-oxobutanoate hydroxymethyltransferase codes for the protein MSSGDRKHASGGAVTVSRMRAMKREGQPLVCLTAYDYGFAAACERAGVDLLLIGDSLGMVVQGHETTLPVTVDDIVYHTCCVARACQRALVVADLPFMSHTDVEQGLHNAGRLMKEGGAQMVKLEGGAEQAALVERLAVNGIPVCGHLGLKPQQVHKLGGYRVQGREQADAERMEADARALEAAGADLLILECVPTPLARQLSEQLSIPVVGIGAGGGCDGQILVLHDVLGVTEQPPRFARAFGAETGSVQAALAAYAAAVRDGTFPGPEHGFEA
- the folK gene encoding 2-amino-4-hydroxy-6-hydroxymethyldihydropteridine diphosphokinase, whose product is MSTAITAYVGLGSNLEQPRRQVERAVVRLDLLADCRVQAVSSLYRNPALQAPGVPAQPDFINAVAALETRLGPLALLDALLGIEAAQHRRRDGVRWGPRTLDLDLLLYGQMQVEEPRLQVPHPELARRPFVVHPLLEIAPGVRLPGAGALADAAAALGVDALERVGAVAGFEHRSLQEPA
- the pcnB gene encoding polynucleotide adenylyltransferase PcnB, whose amino-acid sequence is MIPRDAHSISRADISDNALKVLYRLRNAGYQAYMVGGGVRDLSLGREPKDFDVATDARPEEVRRLFRNCRLIGRRFRLAHVHFGAEIIEVATFRALHPPEDGDGDGDGDGADGERVIENGRIVRDNVYGTLAEDALRRDFTVNALYYNIDDFSVVDHAGGMDDLEAGVIRLIGDPRERYQEDPVRMLRAVRFALKLGFRIHPETAAPMHEMAGSVADMPPARLFDEALKLFMSGDALDAFEMLRHYGLFDSLLPLTAEALEDEGNEQWVPFIAAALRNTDERIGADKPVTPAFLFAALLWPAVRRREADLVEAGEAPIPALQQAAAEVQAMQQARIALPKRFSIPMREIWTLQPRFARRGGKRAQRLLGHPRFRAAYDFLELRAGAGDAPAELAQWWREFQEQPERPPSQKKKSSRGGRRRRGGRGRGKGNGEGGGNGTAASTPEESAE